In a genomic window of Gossypium arboreum isolate Shixiya-1 chromosome 9, ASM2569848v2, whole genome shotgun sequence:
- the LOC108454678 gene encoding pentatricopeptide repeat-containing protein At5g13770, chloroplastic, with protein MAISSSPDWSVASTDSYTSKPRKSKSALFFSPYKTLHFVSLPTSNIPLFHINSSCNSPSAIMEDASSSSSTSNVPITKLGLKFHDPDVDNLNGLLCGLLQDTPSEDVAYDFYEKAKENPRFIPEKKMLKLLIRYFVQSKKWGSIVSLSLDFKHYKVFPDAYTCSRLINTCVKARKFMVAEALLEAFKSDKELSVIAFNSAMAGYNKLHMFRSTIAAYETMKSNGISQDSESYCQIMEAYHRIGDMDKVSSLFDEFESSKLKLTPLAPRAYSILCDSLAKSGRPYEALEYFRDMKKKGLFVSSLVYSSLIISFASIRDITIVEELFEEAEERKMVRDPEVFLKLALMYIEEGLLEKTLDVVRVMNDANVKVSDCIFCTIVNGFSKRRGFQSAIVVYEQLILQGCKPGQVTYASIINAYCRIGLNTKAKMMFSEMQQKGFDKCVVAYSSMIAMYGKAGMIRDAMKVLAQMKAKGCQPNVWIYNSLMDMHGRVKNLRQVEKLWKEMKRRKLAPDKVSYTTVISAYNRVRECEMCVKFYQEFRLNGGSIDKAMAGTMVGVFSKTSRIDELVRLLQDMKAEGTELDGRLYHSAMNALRDAGLENQVKWLQKNFDAMQHGTQL; from the coding sequence ATGGCCATCTCCTCTTCTCCTGACTGGTCCGTAGCTTCAACTGATTCCTACACATCAAAACCCAGAAAATCTAAATCTGCTCTCTTTTTCTCACCATACAAAACCCTTCACTTTGTCTCACTCCCCACCTCTAACATTCCATTGTTCCACATCAATTCCTCATGTAATTCCCCATCTGCTATCATGGAAgatgcatcatcatcatcatcaaccagCAATGTGCCCATCACCAAGTTAGGCCTGAAATTTCATGATCCTGATGTTGATAATCTAAATGGGTTGTTGTGTGGGTTATTGCAAGATACTCCAAGTGAGGATGTTGCATATGATTTCTATGAGAAAGCAAAAGAAAACCCAAGGTTCATACCAGAGAAAAAAATGTTAAAGCTTCTCATCAGGTACTTTGTCCAATCCAAGAAATGGGGTTCAATTGTGTCTCTTTCACTTGATTTTAAACATTACAAGGTCTTCCCTGATGCTTATACTTGTTCTAGATTGATTAATACTTGTGTTAAAGCTAGAAAATTCATGGTTGCGGAGGCTTTGCTTGAAGCGTTTAAATCAGATAAGGAACTTTCTGTCATTGCGTTTAATTCTGCAATGGCGGGGTATAACAAGTTGCATATGTTTAGAAGCACAATTGCTGCATACGAAACAATGAAATCCAATGGAATTTCTCAGGATTCTGAATCTTATTGCCAGATAATGGAAGCTTATCACCGAATTGGTGATATGGACAAAGTTTCTTcattatttgatgaatttgaaagtAGCAAGTTAAAATTGACACCACTTGCACCTCGTGCATACAGTATCCTATGTGACTCGTTGGCGAAATCGGGTCGACCTTATGAAGCTCTTGAATATTTCAGAGACATGAAGAAGAAAGGGCTTTTCGTGAGTTCTTTGGTTTACTCTTCATTGATAATCTCGTTCGCGAGCATCCGCGATATAACCATAGTCGAAGAACTATTCGAAGAGGCGGAAGAGAGGAAGATGGTGAGGGATCCAGAAGTGTTTTTGAAGCTTGCTTTGATGTATATAGAAGAAGGGTTATTAGAGAAAACTTTGGATGTTGTGAGGGTCATGAATGATGCAAATGTAAAGGTTTCTGATTGTATTTTTTGTACAATTGTCAATGGATTCTCCAAAAGGAGAGGGTTTCAATCTGCTATTGTAGTTTATGAGCAGCTGATATTGCAGGGCTGCAAACCAGGGCAGGTAACGTATGCCTCGATCATAAACGCGTACTGTCGTATTGGTCTCAACACGAAAGCCAAAATGATGTTTTCGGAGATGCAGCAGAAGGGGTTTGACAAATGTGTTGTGGCATACTCTAGCATGATAGCAATGTATGGGAAAGCAGGGATGATAAGAGATGCAATGAAGGTTTTAGCTCAAATGAAAGCAAAAGGGTGTCAACCAAATGTATGGATATACAATTCATTAATGGACATGCATGGGAGAGTGAAGAACTTGAGACAGGTGGAGAAGCTTTGGAAGGAGATGAAACGAAGGAAGCTGGCACCGGATAAAGTCAGCTACACGACCGTCATTAGCGCTTACAATCGGGTAAGGGAGTGCGAAATGTGTGTGAAATTCTACCAGGAGTTTAGATTGAACGGGGGATCGATCGATAAGGCAATGGCAGGCACCATGGTGGGAGTTTTCTCGAAAACAAGTCGGATCGATGAGTTGGTGAGGCTTCTGCAGGACATGAAAGCTGAAGGAACTGAGTTAGATGGAAGGCTATATCATTCAGCTATGAATGCCTTAAGGGATGCTGGATTGGAAAACCAAGTTAAATGGTTGCAAAAGAATTTTGATGCCATGCAACATGGTACACAATTGTAA
- the LOC108455547 gene encoding uncharacterized protein LOC108455547: MVKAISNRFRRVIDKSIDEAQNAFVPGRLISDNVLLAYEILHSLKQKRLGKNGFMAVKLDMSKAYDRVEWNFVGEVLIRMGFVKKWIEAIMKCMSTVSYTTVVNRFAGEIFYPTRGLRQGDPLSLFLFLICREGLSSLLRLVVRDGTLKGVKSEEDRQLVVHQLGVRSSTDSERYLGLPSLVGKKKKASFQALKDRLKQRIDNWSIRYLSQGGKEVFIKAILQAIPTYSMACFLLPKSFCVEMEGIIAKFWWQEGRGKKGLHCCLDSLVARVLKAKYFPQSDFLKARLGIYLLLSGGAFGQQRAFSNMGFVGELAERLGSLYGTIDGFQDVMQWFVHERKNLAVRDLVKKIRSYLAELEGIRDKKPVSPTEGILSQERETTSIMVQFDAAFDKRNFRSASGLVVRDQQGERIVERVILHENISSSFIAEAHAGLEAVKLAIEMSLSSRKRTSIPEVSFQFIYRSKNVQAHNIAKDVLQRREGDYLVREGRNHSETDPEGRWREHPD; the protein is encoded by the exons ATGGTGAAAGCTATTTCGAACAGATTTAGGAGAGTTATCGATAAATCCATTGATGAAGCACAGAATGCTTTTGTCCCAGGAAGACTTATATCGGATAATGTTCTATTAGCATATGAAATCTTACACTCGCTAAAACAGAAAAGATTAGGGAAAAATGGCTTCATGGCAGTCAAGCTAGATATGAGCAAGGCTTATGATAGGGTGGAATGGAATTTTGTTGGGGAGGTTTTGATTCGAATGGGTTTTGTGAAAAAATGGATAGAGGCCATTATGAAGTGTATGTCTACTGTTTCCTATACAACAGTGGTGAATAGATTTGCTGGAGAAATATTTTATCCGACTAGGGGACTTCGACAAGGGGATCCACTGAGTCTGTTCTTATTCCTAATTTGCAGAGAGGGTCTATCAAGTCTATTGAGGCTAGTAGTGAGAGATGGGACTTTGAAAGGGGTTAAG TCAGAAGAAGATAGACAATTGGTGGTCCACCAGCTTGGAGTTCGTAGCTCAACAGATTCGGAACGGTATTTAGGACTGCCTAGTTTGGTAGGTAAAAAGAAGAAGGCATCTTTTCAAGCTTTGAAAGATCGATTGAAACAGCGTATTGATAACTGGAGTATTAGATATCTGTCGCAAGGGGGTAAAGAAGTTTTCATTAAGGCCATTTTGCAAGCCATACCGACGTATTCAATGGCCTGTTTTTTATTACCAAAGTCATTCTGTGTAGAAATGGAGGGTATTATCGCTAAATTCTGGTGGCAGGAGGGACGTGGGAAAAAAGGATTGCACTG TTGTCTAGATTCTTTAGTTGCCAGGGTTCTTAAAGCAAAATATTTTCCACAATCAGATTTTCTCAAGGCACGGCTAGGGATTTACCTTCTTTTATCTGGAGGAGCATTTGGGCAGCAAAGGGCCTTCTCCAATATGGGCTTTGTTGGAGAGTTGGCAGAGAGACTGGGATCTCTATATGGAACGATCGATGGATTTCAGGATGTGATGCAGTGG TTTGTCCATGAAAGGAAAAATTTGGCAGTTAGGGATCTAGTCAAGAAAATTAGAAGCTATCTAGCAGAACTGGAAGGGATTAGAGATAAGAAACCTGTTTCTCCCACTGAAGGTATCCTCAGCCAAGAAAGGGAGACTACAAGTATAATGGTCCAGTTTGATGCAGCCTTCGACAAACGAAATTTCAGATCGGCATCGGGGTTAGTGGTTCGCGATCAACAAGGTGAGAGAATAGTTGAAAGGGTGATTCTCCATGAAAATATCTCCTCCTCATTTATAGCAGAAGCTCATGCAGGGTTAGAGGCCGTCAAATTAGCAATTGAAATGAGTTTATCTTCA AGAAAAAGAACCAGCATACCAGAGGTGAGCTTTCAATTTATTTACAGATCGAAAAATGTTCAAGCCCACAATATAGCGAAAGATGTATTGCAGAGGAGGGAAGGGGATTACCTGGTTCGAGAAGGGAGAAATCATAGTGAAACTGATCCAGAAGGAAGATGGAGAGAGCATCCGGACTGA
- the LOC128280469 gene encoding uncharacterized protein LOC128280469 — MVCSSMKPQRVPEDEIKLQAFPLSLVDTAKEWLFYLPPGSITTWDDLSRVFLDRFFPASRAAELRRDIVEIRQLESESLYNYWERYKKLCASCPQHGLIEQSLLQYFYEGLLPMKMKMIDAASGGALVNMTPQRARELISTMVTNSQQYRPNSKPTRQVNGVKVSTLEDKLDKLTNVVQSLLTEKKSLTPLCGICTTYEHPTDLRPILNNNSTAHVDAIGGFPGPPQRRYDPFSNTYNPGWKDHPNLNYGANPRYNSSYQPRPLQPPPQHKPSTSLEAIVERLAADAVKYQQRTDASIQELTNQVSKLSMAVNRLESQGKLPSQAEPNPRQNVSAITLRSRKVLETVPAKNHGQEKEWEKQILDPTARPELEVQKPVVMPPPFSGRLARDKKENEEKEILETFRKVEVNIPLLDAIKQIPRYAKFLKELCTSKRRLIGNERVNVGENVSAVLQKKVPPKYKDQCMFAIPCEIGNIGIKKAMYNLGASINVMPYSIYKLINADFYIFSMEDDNSTNSSDILLRRPFLSTTSAKIDIRSGTLTMEFDGEIVKFNVYEAMGHPNSLLNISSIDILDCLTQSYSEYHDFDELETVLYRNIDMDVLHHLEEFAVIKDPLQEIVNHLDMQPSLTNRGNQFELLPFQTKMLPSVLQPPILELKVLPDHLKYVFLGEKDTLPVIVSNKLTKDEEESLV, encoded by the exons ATGGTCTGCTCAAGCATGAAACCCCAGAGAGTACCTGAAGATGAGATCAAACTTCAGGCCTTTCCTTTATCTTTAGTTGATACAGCAAAAGAATGGTTATTTTACTTACCTCCCGGTTCTATCACAACGTGGGATGACTTATCCCGTGTATTTCTTGACAGGTTCTTCCCAGCGTCTCGAGCAGCCGAGCTTAGGAGGGACATAGTGGAAATTCGCCAATTGGAGAGTGAATCGCTCTACAACTACTGGGAGCGGTACAAAAAACTGTGTGCGAGTTGTCCTCAACATGGGTTGATCGAACAATCACTTCTTCAATATTTCTACGAGGGTTTGCTCCCTATGAAAATGAAGATGATCGACGCTGCTAGCGGAGGAGCGCTTGTCAATATGACCCCTCAAAGGGCAAGAGAGCTAATATCCACCATGGTGACAAATTCTCAACAATATCGGCCAAATTCGAAACCGACAAGACAGGTTAATGGGGTAAAGGTTTCAACTTTAGAAGATAAATTGGATAAGCTTACAAATGTTGTTCAATCTTTGCTTACAGAAAAGAAGAGTTTGACCCCACTATGTGGAATTTGTACTACGTATGAACACCCGACGGATTTACGCCCAATCCTTAACAACAATTCAACGGCACATGTTGATGCTATCGGAGGCTTTCCAGGACCTCCGCAAAGACGCTATGATCCTTTCTCCAACACCTACAATCCCGGGTGGAAAGATCATCCCAACCTGAATTACGGAGCTAATCCCCGATATAATTCATCATACCAACCGAGACCTCTGCAGCCACCACCACAACACAAGCCGAGCACATCTCTAGAAGCTATCGTGGAAAGACTTGCTGCCGATGCTGTAAAATATCAACAGAGGACAGACGCATCAATACAAGAGTTAACTAATCAAGTTAGTAAACTCTCGATGGCAGTTAATCGCTTGGAGTCTCAAGGTAAACTACCTTCTCAAGCAGAGCCGAACCCCCGACAGAATGTCAGTGCAATAACTCTTCGTAGCAGAAAGGTTCTTGAAACAGTTCCAGCAAAAAATCATGGGCAAGAAAAGGAATGGGAAAAGCAGATCTTGGATCCAACAGCAAGGCCAGAATTGGAAGTTCAGAAACCAGTTGTGATGCCACCTCCTTTTTCAGGGAGGCTTGCAAGGGATAAGAAAGAGAATGAGGAAAAAGAAATCCTCGAGACATTCAGGAAGGTGGAGGTAAATATCCCTTTACTCGACGCTATCAAACAGATCCCTCGTTATGCAAAATTCCTCAAGGAATTGTGTACTAGCAAAAGGAGGTTAATAGGTAACGAAAGAGTAAATGTAGGAGAAAATGTCTCTGCAGTGCTGCAAAAGAAAGTTCCACCCAAATACAAGGACCAATGTATGTTTGCTATTCCTTGTGAGATAGGCAATATAGGTATTAAGAAAGCCATGTACAATTTAGGGGCttccattaatgttatgccttattctatttataaGCTGATTAACGCAG ATTTCTACATTTTTAGTATGGAAGATGATAATTCAACTAATTCATCTGACATTTTGCTTAGAAGGCCGTTTCTAAGTACCACAAGCGCAAAAATAGATATTCGAAGTGGGACACTGACCATGGAGTTtgatggtgaaattgtgaaattcaaTGTCTACGAGGCCATGGGTCATCCTAACTCACTATTAAATATTTCTAGCATTGATATTTTAGATTGTTTAACTCAATCTTATTCTGAATATCATGACTTTGATGAGTTGGAAACTGTCCTTTACAGAAACATTGACATGGATGTTTTACATCATCTCGAGGAATTCGCAGTTATTAAAGATCCGTTGCAAGAAATCGTCAATCACTTAGATATGCAACCTTCGTTGACAAACCGAGGTAACCAATTTGAACTATTACCTTTCCAAACTAAAATGTTACCCTCGGTTTTGCAGCCACCGATCTTGGAGCTTAAAGTATTACCGGACCATCTTAAGTACGTCTTTTTGGGAGAGAAAGACACCTTACCGGTAATAGTGTCAAACAAGTTAACCAAAGATGAGGAGGAAAGTCTAGTTTGA
- the LOC128280638 gene encoding uncharacterized protein LOC128280638 gives MMLGMEAADMGLDLTLRAQSRKARAMNSIWLREVGDVKVDGSNDSKGLIVNGMWRAENRKSCGRKVDPILGFNIEGDSSASSERLKRVWPGQIHTFMDHDMEDTALIGEEGKKRSRVEEDEPTGTNEGCN, from the exons ATGATGCTCGGTATGGAAGCTGCTGATATGGGTTTGGATTTAACCTTACGAGCTCAATCCAGAAAAGCTCGAGCTATGAATAGTATCTGGCTACGTGAGGTTGGTGATGTCAAAGTGGATGGTAGTAATGACAGTAAAGGACTCATAGTGAATGGGATGTGGCGAGCTGAAAACAGAAAGAGTTGTGGAAGGAAGGTAGACCCAATTCTTGGTTTTAATATAGAAGGGGATTCATCAGCTTCTAGCGAACGATTGAAGAGGGTATGGCCAGGGCAGATACATACTTTTATGGATCACGACATGGAAGATACAGCTTTAATAGGAGAGGAGGGCAAAAAGAGATCTAGAGTGGAAGAGGATGAGCCAACAGGAACAAATGAG ggatgcaattga